Proteins encoded in a region of the Nitrososphaerota archaeon genome:
- a CDS encoding glycosyltransferase family 4 protein has translation MRVGLVTRDYPPRYGGMATYVEALARHLRVLGVEVEVFVGGDDIGTLFLARSLSSQDFDVIHVASAPYGGLVSSGKLVVTVYEPVVCEWPYYGWWRKIKGLFAVRLERQALKRAMRIIAISRETKSNLVSHYGLSDENVMVVPLGVDSANSGPKRKMSSIPTILMVSRLDRRKNLDEALQALAKLESQFRLVVVGGGPERERLEHLAHRLGLKAEFVGSVPQGELRRYYGEANIFLSTSKSEGFGLSLLEAMAHGCAVLASDIHAHRELVPDSRFGILYNGLDELTERLRVLTIKRNLVESLGSAAQELSLRYSWEHTAKATLAVYDEVAGS, from the coding sequence ATGCGTGTCGGCTTGGTAACTCGTGATTATCCTCCTAGGTATGGCGGAATGGCGACCTATGTGGAGGCATTGGCGAGGCACCTGAGGGTGTTAGGGGTTGAGGTTGAAGTTTTCGTTGGAGGTGACGACATCGGAACGTTGTTCTTGGCGAGAAGTCTTAGTTCACAGGACTTCGATGTTATTCATGTGGCAAGTGCTCCCTATGGAGGTCTGGTGTCATCAGGGAAGTTGGTGGTAACGGTTTATGAGCCTGTTGTCTGTGAGTGGCCATATTACGGTTGGTGGAGAAAGATCAAGGGTCTCTTTGCAGTGAGGTTGGAACGGCAAGCGCTCAAAAGGGCGATGCGGATTATCGCCATAAGTAGGGAAACTAAAAGTAATCTTGTTTCTCATTATGGTTTATCAGATGAGAACGTAATGGTTGTCCCACTTGGCGTAGATTCTGCTAATTCTGGCCCTAAAAGAAAGATGAGTTCTATTCCTACGATACTCATGGTTTCACGGTTGGATCGGAGGAAGAATTTGGATGAGGCGTTGCAAGCTCTGGCCAAGCTCGAATCACAGTTCCGCCTAGTGGTTGTTGGGGGTGGCCCGGAGAGGGAGAGGCTAGAGCATTTGGCTCACAGGCTGGGCCTGAAGGCGGAGTTCGTTGGTTCGGTTCCACAAGGCGAACTGCGCAGGTATTATGGTGAGGCAAACATTTTCTTATCCACGAGCAAGTCGGAGGGCTTTGGTCTTTCGTTGCTGGAGGCGATGGCACATGGCTGTGCGGTTCTGGCATCGGACATTCACGCGCATCGAGAGCTGGTACCTGATTCGCGTTTCGGGATATTATACAATGGCCTTGATGAGCTGACCGAAAGACTCCGCGTGCTTACAATCAAAAGGAATCTTGTGGAATCGTTAGGGAGTGCAGCGCAAGAGCTTTCGCTTAGGTACTCGTGGGAACATACGGCTAAGGCTACGTTGGCCGTCTATGATGAAGTGGCAGGTTCCTGA
- a CDS encoding type II toxin-antitoxin system VapC family toxin, whose amino-acid sequence MIVADSSFIIEGLLRKKRLLEEDTILTLDLALYEVTNSIWKHHYILKDLEDGLPYLSIFFGLIDAGTIRMVSPTDEIMKQSYLLATRNKLSIYDTAFVSLALKSGLELKTFDKQQNSVMLHESRRS is encoded by the coding sequence TTGATTGTTGCTGATAGCAGCTTTATCATAGAGGGACTTCTTAGAAAGAAAAGGTTGCTGGAGGAAGATACGATACTAACTCTCGATTTGGCCCTTTACGAAGTAACCAATTCGATCTGGAAACATCATTATATTCTTAAGGATTTGGAGGACGGTCTACCGTATCTATCAATATTCTTTGGGCTAATAGATGCAGGGACAATCAGAATGGTGTCACCAACTGACGAAATTATGAAGCAATCTTATTTACTGGCTACAAGGAACAAACTATCCATCTACGATACAGCCTTTGTTTCTCTCGCGCTAAAGTCAGGGCTAGAACTAAAGACCTTCGATAAACAACAGAATAGCGTAATGCTACATGAATCAAGACGAAGCTAA
- a CDS encoding glycosyltransferase: MITSTGLVSIVIPTRNRKEKLRRCIDSVFKSKYANIEVIIVDDCGDYDIAEIGVEFPSVKILRNQRRMLLSYSRNRGVSYARGDYIFFLDDDNVIDSNAISELVKCVKANNVAVAAPVIYYCERPMEVWTYHIQKGRFPGFYVLHKQPPIVGLKTFAFHDAFLVKKDVFDSLGGFDHDVFPIHFSELDFAYRMQRKKYKATIVPLAKVWHDMGHEREHVDRIRAYYTLRNRVILMRRYASRRELVAYVFVILPVLTLYYLRRFMVHSSEGAMVTAFELSKGVIHGLACNHRFWEATSASAGSAAKSQTLVTLPKVSIIIPTMNSEATLKQCLESIIAQTYRNIEVIIVDNSSTDGTREIAKQYRFVKLFTAGPERSAQINFGVKMGAGDYVYRVDSDFVLEPTVVEEAVRACELANYDMVAVHNTSHPGISFWSRVRKLERDCYRDDTIHIAARFFKRSAFERVSGFDEGLVASEDYDLHRRLVEKGFRFGRIGAQEVHIGEPRSLREVVLKHVYYGKKINEFLSKYPREPFEQLSPIRMAYLHHWRDFLKDPRLLVGFFIYQGVRYTSAFFGYLVSIL, encoded by the coding sequence ATGATAACGAGTACTGGTCTGGTCTCGATAGTGATACCTACACGGAATAGAAAGGAGAAGCTTCGCAGATGCATAGATTCGGTGTTCAAGAGTAAATATGCAAATATTGAAGTCATCATTGTTGATGACTGTGGCGATTACGATATCGCAGAAATCGGTGTCGAGTTCCCCTCTGTGAAGATTCTTCGAAATCAGAGAAGGATGCTTCTATCGTACTCTAGAAACCGAGGAGTGTCCTATGCAAGAGGTGATTACATTTTCTTTTTGGATGATGATAATGTAATTGATAGCAACGCCATATCAGAACTCGTAAAGTGTGTAAAAGCCAATAACGTTGCAGTTGCGGCTCCTGTGATATATTACTGCGAGCGACCAATGGAGGTTTGGACCTACCATATCCAGAAGGGTAGATTCCCCGGATTCTATGTACTGCACAAGCAACCCCCTATTGTTGGTCTCAAAACATTTGCCTTCCACGACGCATTCCTGGTCAAGAAGGACGTGTTTGATTCACTCGGAGGATTCGATCATGATGTATTTCCCATTCACTTTAGTGAGCTGGACTTTGCCTACAGGATGCAACGCAAAAAGTACAAGGCTACAATTGTGCCTCTAGCGAAGGTGTGGCACGACATGGGTCATGAAAGAGAACATGTGGACAGGATTAGGGCGTATTACACGTTGAGAAATCGGGTAATCCTGATGCGGCGGTACGCGTCAAGAAGGGAACTTGTTGCCTACGTTTTTGTCATATTGCCGGTCTTGACGCTCTACTATCTTCGCCGGTTCATGGTTCACTCGTCTGAAGGTGCTATGGTTACTGCTTTCGAGCTTTCCAAGGGTGTCATCCATGGATTGGCTTGCAATCACAGGTTTTGGGAGGCTACCTCAGCATCTGCTGGGTCTGCCGCCAAATCACAGACATTGGTAACCTTACCGAAGGTCTCCATTATAATACCCACCATGAATTCTGAAGCAACATTGAAACAATGTCTTGAATCTATAATTGCTCAAACCTATCGAAACATAGAGGTTATCATTGTCGACAATTCTAGCACAGATGGTACGAGGGAGATTGCCAAGCAATACCGATTTGTGAAGCTATTTACTGCTGGTCCGGAGAGAAGTGCGCAGATTAACTTTGGTGTCAAGATGGGCGCCGGTGACTACGTATACAGGGTTGACTCCGACTTTGTGCTTGAACCTACGGTGGTTGAAGAGGCAGTTAGGGCATGTGAGTTGGCTAATTACGACATGGTGGCGGTACACAATACTTCGCATCCGGGGATAAGCTTCTGGTCTAGGGTTAGGAAGCTTGAGAGAGATTGCTATAGAGATGATACTATACATATAGCTGCAAGGTTTTTCAAGCGGTCTGCTTTTGAAAGAGTAAGCGGATTTGATGAGGGCCTCGTCGCATCAGAGGACTACGATCTGCACCGTAGACTAGTTGAGAAAGGGTTTAGGTTTGGAAGAATCGGTGCTCAAGAGGTCCATATTGGAGAGCCTCGGAGCCTCAGAGAGGTCGTCCTTAAACACGTATATTATGGGAAGAAAATAAACGAGTTTCTAAGTAAGTATCCTCGTGAACCCTTTGAACAGCTCAGTCCAATTAGGATGGCCTATCTGCACCATTGGCGGGACTTTTTGAAAGATCCCAGGCTGTTAGTAGGCTTCTTTATATATCAAGGCGTGCGTTACACATCCGCGTTTTTCGGATATCTCGTCTCGATTCTGTAA